The nucleotide sequence AGAAGTCGCCCTCGAGCTCCTAGACTACCTCCGCCGCCACTACCTGCCCATGTTGCAAGAACGCTACCAAGCCGACAAAGACCCCAGCAGCCACTGGGACGACAATTCATGGCTCGAATGGATAGCCAAAAAACGCGGCGCAGTCTTGAGCGGCGGACGGGTCAACTACCAAAAAGCCGCCGAAAACATCCTCACCGACTTCCGCGAAGGCAAAATCGGCAGAATCACCCTAGAAACGCCGAACCAATGGGAAACATGGCTCAAAAAAGCCCGCCAAAAAGAAGCCGAACTCAAAGCCATACGCGAAGCCAGAAAAGCGGAACGCAAAGGGCAGAAGCCTGCGGACGAGTAGGGCGGTGTGGTGGGCTAAAATAGAAAATATTCCGTGTCTCCATTTCCGTATAGCAATGAATTCAAGCATCGGACGCTATATAATTTGCTATAAAAAGGTCGTCTGAAACCCGAAACTGATTTTCAGACGACCTGTTCCAAATATTCACAATCAACAAGAAAACCAAAAAATGACCGAAACCCAATCCCTAGAACTCGCCAAAGCGTTGATTTCCCGCCCGTCCGTTACCCCCGACGACCGAAATTGCCAAAAACTGCTTGCCGAACGCCTGCACAAAATCGGTTTTGCGGCTGAAGAACTCCATTTCGGCGACACCAAAAACATCTGGTTGCGACGCGGCACGAAAGCTCCTGTCGTCTGTTTTGCAGGGCATACCGACGTCGTGCCGACAGGCCCTGTTGAAAAATGGGATTCGCCCCCGTTCGAGCCGACCGAGCGCGACGGAAGATTATACGGGCGCGGCGCGGCGGACATGAAAACCAGCATCGCCTGCTTCGTTACCGCCTGCGAACGCTTTGTTGCCGAACATCCCGACCACCAAGGCAGCATTGCGCTCCTGATTACTTCCGACGAAGAGGGCGACGCGCTGGACGGTACGACCAAAGTCGTCGATGTATTGAAAGCGCGCGACGAGCTTATCGACTACTGCATCGTCGGCGAACCGACCGCCGTGGACAAATTGGGCGATATGATTAAAAACGGCCGACGCGGCTCGCTGTCGGGCAACCTGACCGTCAAAGGCAAGCAAGGCCATATCGCCTATCCCCATTTGGCAATCAACCCCGTCCACACTTTTGCCCCGGCCTTGTTAGAGCTGACGCAGGAAGTCTGGGACGAAG is from Neisseria sicca and encodes:
- the dapE gene encoding succinyl-diaminopimelate desuccinylase codes for the protein MTETQSLELAKALISRPSVTPDDRNCQKLLAERLHKIGFAAEELHFGDTKNIWLRRGTKAPVVCFAGHTDVVPTGPVEKWDSPPFEPTERDGRLYGRGAADMKTSIACFVTACERFVAEHPDHQGSIALLITSDEEGDALDGTTKVVDVLKARDELIDYCIVGEPTAVDKLGDMIKNGRRGSLSGNLTVKGKQGHIAYPHLAINPVHTFAPALLELTQEVWDEGNEYFPPTSFQISNINGGTGATNVIPGELNVKFNFRFSTESTEAGLKQRVHAILDKHGVQYDLQWSCSGQPFLTHAGKLTDVARAAIAETCGVETELSTTGGTSDGRFIKAIAKELIELGPSNATIHQINENVRLDDIPKLSAVYEGILARLLAEKAV